Proteins from one Sabethes cyaneus chromosome 2, idSabCyanKW18_F2, whole genome shotgun sequence genomic window:
- the LOC128733827 gene encoding UPF0046 protein C25E10.12, whose protein sequence is MEVDIHPLTDNPTLAWKEISKTQRVIKINTKPPSPDVPNNKVRVVCMSDTHSLTHHIKFDIPDGDIFIHAGDFTRCGKLDEVIEFNNWLEKLPHKHKLVIAGNHELSFDETFTHPFQNANTSCCKKITGVNILDEIPTLGNSKESLAEAVQTENIRQHLSNCVYLQDESIELYGLKIYGTPWQPEFCKWAFNVKRGKDCLEKWDQIPENVDILITHTPPVGHGDLCCSGVRAGCVELLSTVQQRVKPRYHVFGHVHEGYGITSDGRIIFINASTCDINYLPNNHPVVFDVTLPKGRTKDDV, encoded by the exons ATGGAAGTCGATATCCATCCTTTAACGGATAACCCAACCTTAGCATGGAAAGAAATATCCAAAACGCAGCGAGtgataaaaatcaataccaaaCCGCCCAGTCCGGATGTTCCAAACAATAAGGTTCGAGTAGTATGCATGTCCGATACTCACTCGTTGACTCATCACATTAAGTTCGACATTCCGGACGGAGATATTTTTATTCACGCCGGTGATTTCACCCGTTGTGGAAAGTTGGATGAGGTTATTGAGTTCAATAACTGGCTGG aaaaactaccACACAAGCACAAATTGGTTATTGCTGGTAATCACGAATTAAGTTTTGATGAAACCTTTACGCATCCGTTTCAAAACGCTAACACCTCATGTTGCAAGAAAATCACCGGAGTAAATATTTTGGATGAAATACCTACTCTGGGCAACTCAAAGGAGAGTCTGGCGGAAGCTGTACAAACGGAAAACATCCGCCAGCACCTGAGCAACTGCGTCTATCTGCAGGACGAAAGTATCGAGCTGTACGGACTGAAAATCTATGGCACCCCGTGGCAACCGGAATTTTGCAAGTGGGCCTTCAACGTAAAACGAGGCAAGGATTGCCTGGAAAAGTGGGACCAGATCCCCGAAAACGTAGATATCCTGATAACGCACACCCCACCAGTCGGACACGGTGATTTGTGCTGTTCGGGAGTGCGGGCCGGTTGCGTGGAGCTGCTCAGCACGGTGCAGCAGCGGGTTAAACCTCGCTATCATGTATTCGGACACGTTCACGAAGGCTACGGGATCACGTCCGATGGGAGGATTATATTTATCAACGCTTCGACTTGTGACATCAACTATCTGCCGAACAACCATCCGGTCGTGTTCGATGTGACCCTACCGAAAGGCCGAACCAAGGATGACGTGTAA